In Syntrophotaleaceae bacterium, a genomic segment contains:
- the pilM gene encoding type IV pilus assembly protein PilM, protein MLPGLLGAKKNVVGIDVGSSSIKLVQLKEVKGRYRLLNLGVAQLPPEAIVDNTVMDSVAVVDRIRNLVENQKIKTKNVATSVSGHSVIIRKITMPVMTEEEVQNSIEWEAEQFIPFEISEVNLDFQIIGPDPNDSAQMTVLLVAAKKDFVNEGLSIFNECGLNPVVLDIDCFALQNAFEANYGIEEEKIIALVDIGASEMNVNVLKGGSSVFTRDIQVGGNMFSEEIQKRLGLNSEEAEQVKLGADVEGVDRTAVTEVMSESAESLAQEIQRSLDYFSATSSDDKVDRIYISGGVSRTPGMVDVLEQRIGVPVELLDPFREIEIDEEILDRDYVQAVAPLFAVGVGLAMRRFGDK, encoded by the coding sequence ATGCTACCTGGGCTATTAGGGGCAAAAAAAAATGTCGTAGGGATTGATGTCGGGTCGAGTTCCATCAAGCTGGTTCAGTTGAAAGAGGTAAAGGGCCGATATCGATTGCTGAACCTCGGGGTTGCCCAATTGCCGCCCGAGGCGATTGTCGACAATACCGTCATGGATTCGGTAGCTGTTGTGGACCGGATCCGAAATCTCGTGGAAAACCAGAAGATCAAGACAAAAAATGTCGCCACTTCCGTATCCGGTCACTCGGTAATCATTCGAAAGATCACCATGCCGGTCATGACGGAAGAAGAGGTGCAGAATTCAATAGAATGGGAAGCCGAGCAGTTTATCCCCTTCGAAATTTCCGAAGTCAATCTCGACTTCCAGATAATCGGTCCCGACCCCAATGACTCTGCCCAGATGACTGTGCTGCTGGTTGCCGCTAAAAAAGATTTTGTCAATGAAGGACTTTCTATTTTCAATGAATGCGGTTTGAATCCGGTCGTGTTGGATATCGATTGTTTTGCTCTGCAGAATGCTTTCGAGGCCAATTACGGCATAGAAGAGGAAAAAATCATTGCTCTGGTCGATATCGGCGCCAGTGAAATGAACGTCAATGTTTTGAAGGGCGGCAGCTCTGTTTTTACCCGCGATATCCAGGTCGGCGGGAACATGTTCAGCGAGGAGATTCAAAAGCGCCTCGGCCTCAACAGTGAGGAAGCCGAACAGGTCAAACTCGGAGCGGACGTTGAAGGTGTCGATCGGACCGCCGTAACTGAAGTCATGAGTGAGTCGGCGGAGAGTTTGGCTCAGGAAATTCAGCGTTCTCTCGACTACTTTTCCGCCACCTCCTCGGATGACAAGGTTGACAGAATTTACATCAGTGGCGGGGTGTCGCGGACTCCCGGTATGGTTGATGTCCTGGAACAACGCATCGGTGTCCCGGTCGAGCTGCTCGATCCCTTCCGCGAAATTGAAATTGACGAGGAGATTCTTGATCGCGACTATGTCCAGGCGGTTGCTCCTCTTTTTGCGGTCGGAGTGGGGCTTGCCATGAGGAGGTTCGGCGACAAATGA
- a CDS encoding A24 family peptidase, whose translation MSPLIFNTSIFIFGAIIGSFLNVVIHRIPNGVSIISPASRCPQCGAAIRWYQNFPILSYLALRGQCAKCGSRISPRYPLVEGLTGALFLCVWQVFGWQIATPLYWVFVSSLVAITFIDLDHQIIPDVISLPGIVVGFMTALAIPWLSWLDSLLGILIGGGSLYLVAVVYEKFTGQEGMGGGDVKLLAMMGAFLGWKSVFPVIFLGSLAGSLVGIPLMIAKRSGGKLAIPFGPFLALGGIVWLLWGGQLIDWYFNLFVR comes from the coding sequence ATGTCTCCACTTATTTTCAATACATCCATTTTTATTTTCGGGGCCATTATCGGATCTTTTCTCAACGTCGTTATCCATCGCATCCCTAACGGTGTATCGATCATTTCACCTGCATCGCGATGCCCCCAATGCGGGGCAGCCATCCGCTGGTACCAGAATTTCCCCATTTTGAGCTATCTTGCTCTTCGAGGGCAGTGTGCGAAGTGCGGCTCTCGAATCTCTCCTCGCTATCCGTTGGTCGAAGGATTGACGGGGGCGCTGTTCCTCTGTGTATGGCAGGTCTTCGGCTGGCAGATCGCTACCCCCCTTTATTGGGTTTTTGTCTCCTCTCTTGTGGCGATTACTTTCATAGACCTTGATCATCAGATTATTCCGGATGTCATCAGTTTGCCTGGAATCGTGGTCGGATTCATGACGGCGCTCGCTATTCCCTGGCTCTCCTGGCTTGATTCTCTGCTAGGTATTCTGATTGGTGGCGGCAGCCTTTATCTGGTCGCGGTGGTTTATGAAAAATTCACTGGCCAGGAAGGCATGGGTGGCGGAGATGTCAAGCTGCTGGCGATGATGGGGGCCTTTCTCGGTTGGAAATCGGTATTCCCGGTGATCTTTCTCGGCTCTCTGGCGGGATCACTGGTTGGGATACCATTGATGATCGCCAAGCGCTCCGGCGGCAAACTTGCAATTCCCTTCGGGCCTTTTCTTGCTTTGGGCGGCATTGTATGGCTTTTGTGGGGAGGTCAATTAATTGACTGGTATTTCAATCTTTTCGTAAGATAA
- a CDS encoding prepilin-type N-terminal cleavage/methylation domain-containing protein produces the protein MLNKFRKSQKGFTLIELLIVVAIIGILAAIAIPQFAAYRQRAFNSAATNDIVNIQKSQAAFFTDWQNFGRSIDTGAGGALGAGTSLDGPATANDGIADATQFMQIGLSNNVRLIASTNGGGDAFNAASKHDQGSRAFAVDSDTTATYFLEDATTDPGDQLAAAHCILPVSGADEYAATWTAM, from the coding sequence ATGTTGAACAAGTTCAGAAAGTCCCAAAAAGGTTTTACCCTGATCGAACTGTTGATCGTCGTCGCGATCATCGGCATCCTGGCCGCCATCGCCATCCCGCAGTTCGCCGCCTACCGGCAGCGGGCCTTCAACTCCGCTGCCACCAACGACATTGTCAACATTCAGAAGTCCCAGGCCGCCTTTTTTACCGATTGGCAGAATTTTGGCAGATCAATTGATACTGGAGCAGGTGGAGCTTTGGGTGCCGGTACTTCCCTGGATGGGCCTGCTACTGCTAACGATGGTATCGCCGATGCCACCCAGTTCATGCAGATCGGCCTCAGCAACAACGTCCGCCTCATTGCAAGCACAAATGGTGGTGGCGATGCCTTCAATGCTGCCTCCAAGCATGATCAGGGTAGCCGGGCCTTTGCGGTGGACAGCGACACCACTGCTACCTATTTTCTTGAAGATGCCACCACCGACCCGGGTGATCAGTTGGCTGCTGCTCATTGTATCTTACCGGTCTCCGGCGCTGACGAGTACGCAGCTACCTGGACTGCAATGTAA
- a CDS encoding ATP-binding protein, with the protein MSNHFKASMEGTFSASPTRRFLNWYLAVRIFVITLFLGGTFVSQLRGAGPDNEHLSWLYLLVAAAYGQSLVFLLLFVRQRGWRILFQAQIGWDLLFASCLIYLTGGLVSQFSFLYILIIFSASFFLSSRKVFVIASAAAFLYGSLINLQFYGILPVLPGHPALMENAGREALVTVFVNITGFMLVAFLSSQLVENLRLSEEARHKKQIDYEELEILNRTILSNIPSGLAIINPSGRIRLINAGSTQITGYLLEEIYDREVAALFPELEVFAEGQFITIQRGETVLKDKAGNLRPVGFTSSLVRDAGESILGLLITFQDLSRLKEMEEQLKRADRLAAVGQLAAGMAHEIRNPLASISGSVQLLMEGAEIREEDRRLMGIVVREAHRLNQLLTDFLLFARPPAPKCTVVDISELLDELSEMLQTDGRFANIELRKDYRWGFELWCDRAQIRQALWNLLVNGAEAMPQGGVLRLGVDRMQSIIYVEDSGRGIPEEIRNQIFDPFFTTKDHGTGLGLPNVYAIVEAHGGKLEVGNAEGGGARFAVRFARRPPSQASPVGGKS; encoded by the coding sequence CGGCGATTTCTCAACTGGTACCTGGCGGTTCGCATCTTTGTTATTACCCTGTTTCTCGGTGGAACGTTCGTCAGCCAGTTGCGGGGAGCCGGCCCGGATAATGAGCACCTTTCCTGGCTCTATCTGCTGGTAGCCGCCGCCTATGGCCAATCTCTGGTCTTCCTTCTGCTGTTTGTCCGACAACGAGGTTGGCGAATTCTGTTTCAGGCCCAGATAGGCTGGGATCTGCTTTTTGCCAGCTGTCTTATCTACCTGACCGGCGGGCTTGTCAGCCAGTTTTCCTTTCTATACATACTGATCATCTTCAGCGCCAGTTTCTTCCTGTCGTCCCGAAAAGTTTTTGTCATTGCCTCCGCAGCTGCCTTTCTCTATGGCAGCCTTATCAATCTTCAATTTTATGGGATTCTCCCGGTGTTGCCGGGACATCCTGCTCTTATGGAAAACGCGGGGCGTGAGGCTCTCGTTACCGTTTTCGTCAATATAACCGGCTTTATGCTTGTCGCCTTTTTGAGCAGTCAACTGGTGGAAAACCTCAGGCTGAGCGAAGAGGCCAGACACAAAAAACAAATCGATTACGAAGAGCTGGAAATTCTTAATCGAACCATCCTGTCCAACATCCCCAGCGGTCTGGCCATTATCAATCCCTCAGGGCGGATCCGATTGATTAACGCCGGGTCCACACAAATTACCGGTTACCTTCTCGAGGAAATCTACGACCGTGAAGTCGCAGCGCTCTTCCCTGAACTCGAGGTCTTCGCAGAGGGACAGTTTATTACGATCCAGCGTGGGGAAACGGTTTTGAAGGACAAGGCGGGAAATCTCAGGCCGGTTGGATTTACCTCTTCCTTGGTTCGGGATGCCGGCGAGTCCATTCTTGGGCTACTCATTACCTTTCAGGACCTTTCCAGGCTGAAAGAGATGGAAGAACAGCTCAAACGGGCCGATCGTCTTGCGGCAGTCGGACAACTGGCGGCAGGCATGGCCCATGAAATTCGCAATCCATTGGCATCTATCAGCGGCTCGGTGCAACTTCTTATGGAAGGGGCCGAGATACGCGAGGAAGACCGGCGTTTGATGGGTATTGTTGTCAGGGAAGCACATCGCCTCAACCAATTACTGACCGATTTCCTGTTATTTGCCAGACCGCCTGCACCCAAGTGTACGGTTGTCGATATTTCCGAGCTGCTGGACGAGTTGAGCGAAATGCTGCAAACTGATGGGCGATTTGCAAACATTGAACTGAGAAAAGATTACCGGTGGGGATTCGAACTCTGGTGCGACCGGGCGCAGATTCGCCAGGCGTTGTGGAATCTGCTGGTGAACGGGGCCGAAGCCATGCCTCAGGGGGGGGTATTGCGCTTGGGCGTTGACCGTATGCAATCCATCATCTATGTCGAAGACAGCGGACGGGGCATTCCGGAAGAAATCCGCAATCAGATTTTCGACCCCTTCTTCACCACCAAGGATCATGGTACCGGCTTGGGCCTGCCCAACGTCTACGCCATAGTCGAAGCTCACGGAGGAAAGCTCGAGGTCGGAAACGCAGAGGGTGGAGGAGCGCGGTTTGCGGTGCGATTTGCCAGGAGACCCCCCTCTCAAGCTTCCCCCGTTGGGGGAAAGAGTTGA
- a CDS encoding ABC transporter permease subunit, with translation MNTVWPLAVITYKEGIRNRAIYGIFLLALLLFAANFLICGMIMQEVGKVAVDIALSAVSFSGLLLVLFVGINLLAKDLDRRTIYMVLARPISRSQYIWGKFVGMVLLILTTVASLGACAVLSIYSVKLTFPNYFSRFAWGPVIMALALIFVMLVLLTALSFLFASFTTSSFVTLILTVISYLIGNGVAAIKALVEAPEVVGIEIPKTTVRLINLAYYLFPNLSLFDIKVQASHNLPIPWTYFVGTMAYGIVYCTLAVLLSGLIFTRREFP, from the coding sequence ATGAATACTGTATGGCCCCTGGCCGTGATCACCTATAAGGAAGGCATACGCAACCGGGCTATTTATGGCATCTTTCTGCTGGCTCTGCTGCTTTTTGCCGCCAATTTTCTGATTTGCGGAATGATCATGCAGGAAGTCGGCAAGGTAGCGGTCGATATCGCTCTTTCAGCCGTCTCTTTTTCCGGATTGCTGCTGGTGCTTTTCGTAGGCATCAATCTGCTGGCGAAGGATCTGGACCGCCGAACAATTTACATGGTACTGGCCCGCCCCATCTCCCGCAGCCAGTACATATGGGGCAAGTTCGTCGGCATGGTCCTGCTGATTTTGACCACGGTGGCTTCCCTCGGCGCTTGCGCCGTGCTGTCTATCTATTCGGTCAAGCTGACTTTCCCCAATTATTTCTCCCGTTTCGCCTGGGGGCCGGTTATTATGGCTCTGGCCCTGATATTCGTGATGCTGGTCTTGCTGACCGCTCTCAGCTTTCTTTTTGCTTCCTTTACCACCAGCTCCTTCGTGACTTTGATACTCACGGTGATCAGCTACCTGATTGGAAATGGCGTTGCTGCCATCAAGGCATTGGTGGAAGCTCCTGAGGTGGTCGGCATCGAAATTCCAAAGACGACTGTGCGCCTGATTAATCTGGCATACTATCTGTTTCCCAATCTTTCCCTTTTCGATATAAAGGTGCAGGCGTCCCACAATCTGCCGATTCCTTGGACCTACTTTGTCGGCACCATGGCATACGGAATAGTTTATTGCACGCTGGCGGTGCTACTATCAGGACTGATCTTTACCAGAAGAGAATTTCCATGA
- a CDS encoding type 4a pilus biogenesis protein PilO: MNPTIEKLLKLPLYQRVLMLAGIVGVIAAGFIYLIYLPQSQELSGLKDRRERLEAKLEEDQRIADNLPKFREEFEKMKKRLDLALAELPNEKEIPTLLTNIAGLAKDNGLDVLRFKPGSEVPQGFYAEVPVELKLVGSYHEVAMFFNDIGNMSRIVNINNLQMGGAKADGGRNLLSVECLATTFRFVDNPQEQQGNKKGTNQ, encoded by the coding sequence ATGAATCCCACGATCGAAAAATTACTAAAGCTTCCGCTGTATCAGCGGGTTTTGATGCTGGCAGGGATAGTCGGGGTCATAGCCGCAGGTTTTATCTACCTTATCTATCTGCCTCAATCCCAGGAGCTTTCCGGGTTAAAGGACCGTCGGGAAAGACTGGAGGCAAAACTCGAGGAAGACCAGCGGATCGCAGATAATCTCCCGAAATTTCGGGAGGAATTTGAGAAGATGAAAAAACGCCTGGATCTGGCTCTGGCGGAATTACCGAACGAAAAGGAAATCCCGACCCTTCTGACGAATATCGCCGGGTTGGCTAAAGATAATGGACTCGATGTTCTTCGATTCAAACCTGGAAGTGAAGTACCTCAGGGTTTCTATGCCGAGGTGCCAGTGGAATTAAAGCTGGTCGGTTCCTATCATGAAGTGGCAATGTTTTTTAACGACATTGGGAACATGTCCCGGATTGTGAACATCAACAATCTTCAGATGGGAGGTGCCAAGGCAGATGGTGGTCGAAATCTGCTGTCGGTGGAATGTCTTGCGACCACCTTTCGCTTTGTTGACAATCCCCAAGAGCAGCAAGGCAACAAGAAAGGGACGAACCAATGA
- a CDS encoding PilN domain-containing protein: MIRINLLPVRAAQKKARLQGQLAVVGLALIATGVVCAMLYASMAVRISSQKKDITRIEKEIDSLKKVIGEVATIKQLQKEYQSKLDVLEELKHKKTGPVHLLDELSRVLPEKLWLEDFKETAGSISIKGIGLNEATVARFMRDLETSPYYQGVELQVTEQTTEKSGLKLQKFDLTCQVQRPASPTATASN, from the coding sequence ATGATTCGAATCAATCTGCTGCCGGTCAGAGCTGCGCAAAAAAAGGCCAGACTGCAGGGACAGTTGGCTGTGGTTGGTCTGGCATTAATTGCAACAGGGGTGGTTTGTGCCATGTTGTATGCCTCCATGGCAGTCAGGATCTCCTCTCAGAAAAAGGACATTACCCGGATCGAAAAGGAAATCGACAGCCTGAAGAAAGTCATCGGGGAAGTGGCCACGATCAAGCAGCTGCAGAAGGAATATCAGTCCAAGCTGGATGTCCTTGAAGAGCTGAAGCACAAAAAGACCGGGCCTGTTCACCTGCTTGATGAGCTGAGCCGGGTTCTTCCCGAAAAACTCTGGCTGGAGGATTTCAAGGAAACTGCCGGCAGCATATCCATCAAAGGAATCGGGCTGAATGAGGCTACCGTTGCCAGGTTCATGAGAGATCTTGAGACTTCCCCTTATTATCAGGGAGTTGAGCTTCAGGTCACGGAGCAGACAACTGAAAAAAGCGGTTTGAAGTTGCAAAAATTCGATTTGACCTGCCAGGTTCAAAGGCCTGCCTCTCCTACGGCTACGGCCTCGAATTAG
- a CDS encoding prepilin-type N-terminal cleavage/methylation domain-containing protein: protein MLSGRKWKSNGFSLVELLIVLAVIGILASLAIPQFASYRQRAFNAVALSDLTSLQQTEGSLAIDWQEFGLTTNSGAVVLAYGNGIHLQGPGSSTDGIAGLRFFLPVSISSNVSLVANTDSVSGGSFTVLAKHLHGTRIYGADSDVTATFFQASTGNLSLAGTGVTVPSILDVNDFASWSLL from the coding sequence ATGTTGTCCGGAAGAAAATGGAAAAGCAATGGATTTTCTCTGGTTGAGTTGCTCATTGTTTTAGCGGTAATAGGAATCCTCGCTTCCTTGGCCATTCCCCAATTCGCCTCCTATCGCCAACGAGCTTTCAATGCCGTTGCACTGTCTGATTTAACCAGCCTGCAACAGACGGAGGGCAGCTTGGCCATTGATTGGCAGGAATTCGGGTTGACAACCAATAGCGGTGCTGTGGTTCTTGCTTACGGGAACGGTATCCATCTGCAAGGGCCCGGGTCCAGCACGGACGGTATAGCCGGGCTGCGATTTTTCTTGCCGGTCAGCATAAGCTCTAATGTCAGTCTCGTGGCAAACACCGACTCCGTTTCGGGAGGATCTTTTACCGTTTTGGCAAAGCACCTGCATGGGACCCGTATTTATGGTGCGGACAGCGATGTAACAGCTACTTTTTTTCAAGCCAGCACAGGGAACCTCAGCCTGGCAGGGACGGGGGTGACTGTTCCTTCGATACTCGACGTAAATGATTTCGCAAGCTGGTCCCTGCTTTAG
- a CDS encoding sigma-54 dependent transcriptional regulator, whose amino-acid sequence MTQDRHKILVVDDEESMREFLSIMLHREGYQADAAADGAQAIAQLKEHVYDLIITDIKMPRVDGFGVLDYALEMAPETAVIMITAFSTTEQAVEAMKKGAYDYITKPFNNEEIRLIVKNALERKALRQENLELKKELGQRYSFANLVGKSRRMQEVYQFIEKVADSKATILITGESGTGKEVVAKAIHYNSNRKDQPFVAINCGAIPENLLESELFGHEKGSFTGAVQQKAGLFEVADGGTIFLDEIAELPAMMQVKLLRVLQEHEFRRVGGTRNLKVDVRLIAATNKDLEQEVTDEHFREDLFYRLNVIRVNLPPLRERREDIPLLVEHFLRKFTGREEITVSETLLRRLLDYSWPGNIRELENTVERCVVLGSGDDLEEGLPDHIRSQRQGGNSGSLEEIPDEGLDLDAYLGSIEKDILLKALDKVGGVRKRAAELLNISFRSIRYRLAKFGIDADGEED is encoded by the coding sequence ATGACCCAGGACAGGCACAAAATCCTTGTCGTTGACGACGAAGAGAGCATGCGTGAATTTCTTTCTATCATGCTCCACCGTGAAGGGTATCAGGCCGATGCGGCTGCCGATGGCGCCCAGGCCATTGCTCAGTTGAAGGAGCATGTCTACGATCTGATTATTACCGACATCAAGATGCCCCGGGTTGATGGCTTCGGTGTTCTCGACTACGCCCTCGAGATGGCCCCGGAGACCGCGGTAATCATGATTACGGCCTTCTCCACTACCGAGCAGGCGGTGGAGGCCATGAAAAAAGGGGCCTACGATTACATCACCAAACCTTTCAACAACGAAGAAATTCGCCTGATCGTCAAAAATGCCCTGGAACGAAAAGCCCTCCGTCAGGAAAACCTGGAACTCAAAAAGGAACTGGGCCAGCGTTATTCCTTCGCCAATCTTGTCGGCAAAAGCCGGCGCATGCAGGAGGTCTATCAATTCATCGAAAAAGTCGCCGACAGCAAGGCGACCATTTTAATTACCGGCGAAAGCGGTACCGGCAAGGAAGTTGTCGCGAAGGCGATCCACTACAACAGCAACCGGAAGGATCAGCCTTTCGTAGCGATCAACTGCGGAGCCATCCCCGAGAATCTCCTCGAGAGCGAACTGTTCGGCCACGAAAAGGGTTCCTTCACCGGGGCCGTCCAGCAAAAGGCCGGTCTGTTCGAGGTCGCCGACGGCGGCACCATTTTTCTGGATGAAATCGCTGAGCTGCCGGCAATGATGCAGGTCAAATTACTGCGGGTCCTGCAGGAACACGAGTTCCGTCGGGTCGGCGGCACACGGAACCTTAAGGTGGATGTGAGACTCATCGCCGCCACCAACAAGGATCTCGAACAGGAAGTCACCGACGAGCATTTCCGCGAAGATCTTTTCTATCGTCTCAATGTCATTCGTGTCAACCTGCCACCGCTGAGAGAACGGCGGGAAGACATCCCGCTGCTGGTCGAACATTTCCTCCGCAAATTTACCGGCAGGGAGGAGATAACGGTTTCTGAAACCCTGCTGCGACGTTTGCTCGATTATTCTTGGCCGGGAAATATCCGCGAACTGGAGAACACTGTCGAGCGTTGCGTGGTCCTGGGCAGCGGAGATGATTTGGAGGAGGGACTCCCCGACCATATCCGCAGCCAGCGACAGGGAGGCAATAGCGGAAGTCTGGAAGAAATACCCGACGAAGGCCTCGATCTCGATGCCTATCTCGGCTCAATCGAAAAGGACATTCTGCTCAAGGCTCTCGACAAAGTAGGTGGGGTGCGCAAGCGCGCTGCCGAACTGCTCAACATCTCATTCCGTTCCATCCGCTACCGCTTGGCCAAGTTCGGCATTGATGCGGATGGGGAAGAAGATTAG
- a CDS encoding ABC transporter ATP-binding protein translates to MIEVNSVSKAFKTGFSGKKVQALTDLSLQIPKGEVFGFLGPNGAGKSTTIKLLLNLIRPDVGDVSILGRNVRDAKVRQAVGYLPENPYFYDYLSAEELLWFGGCASGVKHHILKERINHMLERVGLLAARKRHLRTYSKGMVQRAGLALALIHDPEVVILDEPMSGLDPLGRKMVGDLILDLKSEGKTVFFSSHILNDIERFSDRIGIISGGRLRLVGGLTEVVPAGDDLEAVFMRIVREKGGVPV, encoded by the coding sequence ATGATTGAGGTCAATTCCGTTTCCAAAGCCTTTAAGACAGGCTTTTCCGGTAAAAAAGTTCAGGCTTTGACCGATCTGTCCCTTCAGATCCCAAAAGGCGAGGTATTTGGATTTCTTGGTCCCAACGGCGCCGGCAAATCTACCACGATCAAACTGCTGCTCAATCTGATCCGGCCCGACGTCGGAGACGTGTCAATACTTGGCAGAAACGTCAGAGATGCCAAAGTGCGTCAGGCTGTCGGATATCTTCCGGAAAATCCCTATTTTTATGATTATCTTTCCGCTGAGGAACTGCTGTGGTTCGGGGGGTGTGCTTCGGGAGTCAAGCACCATATCCTCAAGGAACGGATCAACCACATGTTGGAACGCGTAGGCCTGCTGGCCGCGCGAAAGCGCCATCTGCGCACCTACTCCAAGGGGATGGTGCAACGTGCCGGGCTTGCCCTGGCTTTGATCCATGATCCAGAAGTCGTCATCCTTGATGAACCGATGAGTGGGCTCGATCCCTTAGGGCGCAAGATGGTGGGGGACTTGATTCTCGATTTGAAATCAGAGGGAAAGACAGTGTTTTTTTCCTCCCACATTCTCAATGACATAGAGCGGTTCAGTGACCGAATCGGCATTATTTCCGGCGGACGTTTACGCCTGGTCGGAGGTTTGACCGAGGTCGTGCCCGCAGGGGACGACCTGGAGGCAGTCTTTATGAGAATCGTCCGGGAAAAAGGGGGCGTTCCGGTATGA
- a CDS encoding pilus assembly protein PilP → MTPKVISNLLTLLAASLLLAGCWNEKSDVSSNSAATRVASPRVTKQATEAVDPAVEKSPPVYVYNPAGKRDPFETLLMIRKPVDDANEPRTPLQEFELGQFRLAGIIVGKDDPVAMVMAPGGKSYILKKGVKIGKNAGTVMDIQKDGVLVEERFYDFSGEFRKSIQKIELPEREGV, encoded by the coding sequence ATGACCCCCAAGGTGATTTCTAATCTTTTAACGCTGCTGGCTGCTAGTCTACTTCTGGCAGGGTGCTGGAATGAAAAAAGTGACGTGTCATCCAATTCAGCAGCAACCCGAGTTGCTTCTCCAAGGGTCACGAAACAGGCTACAGAAGCGGTTGATCCAGCTGTTGAAAAATCCCCTCCTGTCTATGTCTACAATCCGGCCGGAAAACGTGACCCCTTCGAAACCTTGTTGATGATCCGAAAGCCTGTTGATGATGCGAATGAACCACGAACCCCTCTGCAGGAATTCGAACTGGGTCAGTTTCGGCTTGCCGGCATAATTGTTGGAAAGGATGATCCTGTGGCAATGGTTATGGCCCCGGGAGGGAAGTCCTATATTTTGAAAAAGGGCGTGAAAATCGGCAAAAATGCCGGGACGGTAATGGATATTCAAAAGGATGGTGTCCTGGTTGAAGAGCGGTTCTATGATTTTTCCGGGGAGTTTCGGAAAAGCATTCAGAAGATCGAGCTTCCTGAGCGGGAAGGAGTGTAA